CGGAAAACCAGCGTTCATAACAATTTTTCTTCCACCTCTAAAAAGAATTGCTTTTCTTATTTCATCCCACGAAAAATATTGTATCTCAAGGCGGTTGAATTCCCTGGCGAGACGTATCGGGGACGGGGAATGGCTATCGGAATTCGATAGAAAGGCAACGTTTCTCAATTCCGAAATTCTGTCAGCATAATCCGTATCCGCACTTAGCCCGAGTTCCAGAAAATGTATGGATGAAGCCATATCTTTATAGCAATCTCTCAGGGAACCGTGGTATGCATACATGGCTGTCCATGGAGTGAAGGCATGGGCCGGGCCAACCAGTGCACTGACATCAATTGCGGCAGATGCTATCTCAGCCCCTTCAATGCCAATGACCGGCCTTCCGCTTCTGTCGATATTTTTCGAGTGTTTATGCAATTTGTTTCTGAAACTATTTACGGCATCCAAGGAAGGAAAAAGAATGAGGTGATGAACCCTGTTTTTATCCTCCACTTCTGTCGATAAAATAAATTTCGTTCCATTTACATCAAATATGCCTTCTTCCATTTTTCCTGCATTTTTTATTTCATCGGCCCACAGTGGATGAAGGCAGTCGCCCGTGGCAAACAAATGTATGCCCTTCTTTTTTGCTCCCTCCGATAAAGATTTTATATTCATTTTATATGACGTGCCGCCCGAA
The genomic region above belongs to Candidatus Thermoplasmatota archaeon and contains:
- a CDS encoding TIGR00375 family protein; this encodes MLINADLHIHSRFSGGTSYKMNIKSLSEGAKKKGIHLFATGDCLHPLWADEIKNAGKMEEGIFDVNGTKFILSTEVEDKNRVHHLILFPSLDAVNSFRNKLHKHSKNIDRSGRPVIGIEGAEIASAAIDVSALVGPAHAFTPWTAMYAYHGSLRDCYKDMASSIHFLELGLSADTDYADRISELRNVAFLSNSDSHSPSPIRLAREFNRLEIQYFSWDEIRKAILFRGGRKIVMNAGFPPEEGKYNRTACTSCHRQYPVQEAENMNWKCKCSGTIKKGVKDRVEELADYKKPRHPSGRPPYIHIIPLAEIIGKSLHFSPLSKTVTERWDDIMKKFGSEIHFLLDADIDEIRRVTAPAVAAAIMAFRKEDIKVHPGGGGKYGEIEILGDANVGKSGQRRLIDWVR